The window CGTCCGCTCGATCACGTCACGCGTGGTTCCTGCGACCGGTGATGTTATCGCAGCCTCCTTGGCGACCAAAGCGTTGAACAACGTCGATTTTCCGGCGTTCGGTGGCCCCGCAAGCGCTACCCTATATCCATTCCGTAATGCTTCTACTGTCGGTCTGGCCAGCTTCGCGCGCAGTTCTGCCACCAATTTGCCGACACGATCGAAGAATGTATCGGACAATTCGGCAGAGTCCTCCTCGTCCGAGAAGTCCAGTACACCTTCGACCTCGGCCGACAGACGCAGCACCGCCTCGCGCCATTTGGCGACCTCTTGCGACAATGCCCCGCCCATCATCGTCATGGCCGATGCGCGCTGTAATTCCGTTTCCGCCAGCAAAAGATCGCCCAGCCCCTCGGCCTCCGCCAGATCGAGCCTGCCATTCGCGAAGGCCCGGCGGGTAAATTCGCCTGGGAGCGCCGGGCGAAGGTCCGGTTGTCGCTCAAGCTCTGCCGAAACCGCAGCGACTAGCGCGCGCCCGCCGTGGCAGTGCAATTCTACTGAATCTTCACCCGTGGCGTTGTTCGGGCCGGGCAGGAACAGGACCAGTGCTTGATCCAGCACCTCCCCTGACGCGCTTCGTAAGGTCATTGCGGTGGCGCGACGTGGTTCCGGAACCCGTCCCGCTATAGCGGTCAGCGCATCGGTCGCGGCTAGGCCGCTAATGCGAATAACCGCTATCCCTGCCGGCGGCATACCGCTGGAAAGCGCGAAGATCGTGTCGCTCACGCCAGCCACCTCGCTCCGGCCACGACGGTCTACTTGTCGGAGCCGCTTTTCTTGCCACCTGTTTTGGCCGCCAAGGCTGCTGCGTCGCCAGCCATCATTCCGCCTTCGACCAGATTCTGGAACATCTTCAAACCCAATTGGCCCATGGGTGCCAACTGCTTGGCAAAACCCTGTAGCTGTTCGGGGTTCGAAACGCCCTTCATCGCCTTGGTCATAGTGTCGATATAGACATCGTTCGCCTTTGCGACGTCCGGCAAGCCCATGAAGGTGCGCGCCTCCTCCGGCGTACAATCGATTTCCACATGGACCTTCATGGCGTCTGCTCCGTTTGTTGAAG of the Alteripontixanthobacter maritimus genome contains:
- the mnmE gene encoding tRNA uridine-5-carboxymethylaminomethyl(34) synthesis GTPase MnmE, translating into MSDTIFALSSGMPPAGIAVIRISGLAATDALTAIAGRVPEPRRATAMTLRSASGEVLDQALVLFLPGPNNATGEDSVELHCHGGRALVAAVSAELERQPDLRPALPGEFTRRAFANGRLDLAEAEGLGDLLLAETELQRASAMTMMGGALSQEVAKWREAVLRLSAEVEGVLDFSDEEDSAELSDTFFDRVGKLVAELRAKLARPTVEALRNGYRVALAGPPNAGKSTLFNALVAKEAAITSPVAGTTRDVIERTVSFGGVPMTFVDMAGLHEGTGDAIEAVGIDRARNEIDLADCVLWLGPPADAPQDAVIVRSKVDCVDALVVSAEVEALSVSPVSGEGMETLRHKLDTRARLAMPKPGEAAINARQRTCLEVAATALAEIDHSTDPLLVGESLRAARSAFDAVIGKTSTEDMLDALFSQFCIGK
- a CDS encoding DUF6489 family protein, with product MKVHVEIDCTPEEARTFMGLPDVAKANDVYIDTMTKAMKGVSNPEQLQGFAKQLAPMGQLGLKMFQNLVEGGMMAGDAAALAAKTGGKKSGSDK